Sequence from the uncultured Draconibacterium sp. genome:
TGAAATTGATGCGTGAGAAAATGGATTTGGTTGACATGCATACCAAATTAACCAACCGCATGGTTAACGAAGGATTCTCGGGTGGTGAGAAAAAGAAAAACGAGATTTTCCAGATGGCACTACTTGAGCCGAAATTGGCAATTCTTGACGAAACCGATTCGGGACTTGATATTGACGCATTAAAGACAGTAGCCAACGGAGTTAACGCGCTAAAATCGCCCGAAAGGTCGACAATTGTAGTAACACACTACCAGCGCCTGCTCGATTATATTGTACCCGATTTTGTACATATTCTTTACCAGGGAAAAATTGTAAAAACTGCCGGAAAAGAACTGGCGTTACAACTGGAAGAAAAAGGGTACGACTGGATTAAATCAGAAAAC
This genomic interval carries:
- the sufC gene encoding Fe-S cluster assembly ATPase SufC — its product is MLKIKDLYASVEGMEILKGINLEVKPGEVHAIMGPNGSGKSTLANVLAGKEEYEVTRGEVIYEGEDLLDKSPEERAKDGIFLSFQYPVEIPGVPMVNFLKTSVNEHRKHKGLKELTAGEFLKLMREKMDLVDMHTKLTNRMVNEGFSGGEKKKNEIFQMALLEPKLAILDETDSGLDIDALKTVANGVNALKSPERSTIVVTHYQRLLDYIVPDFVHILYQGKIVKTAGKELALQLEEKGYDWIKSENGN